The Persephonella sp. IF05-L8 genome contains a region encoding:
- a CDS encoding 7-cyano-7-deazaguanine synthase: MLFSGGTESTLLMNKLLQENNDIFAIYIRFGFEWEEAELNHASKIIEYYKKYHTDRSIKFQVIDARNVVPVRSLGKVKSIKDNIIPLRNLNLITIATNVLVYHNIYTLSLGAVYIPGYPDLSEEYFKLLEEVINKGLLENKFKIELPFFYLSKDEILKKYSSGAPIDLIFSCANPVNGKMCGECYKCVSLKEAKKKVNIYEKK; encoded by the coding sequence ATGTTATTTAGTGGAGGAACTGAAAGCACACTTTTGATGAACAAATTGCTCCAGGAAAACAATGATATTTTTGCTATATATATAAGATTTGGATTTGAGTGGGAAGAAGCAGAATTAAATCACGCCTCAAAAATCATTGAGTATTACAAAAAGTATCACACTGATAGAAGTATAAAGTTTCAGGTAATTGATGCCAGAAATGTTGTTCCTGTCAGAAGTTTGGGAAAAGTTAAATCAATTAAAGACAATATTATCCCTTTGAGAAATCTAAATCTGATAACTATAGCAACTAATGTTTTGGTGTATCACAATATTTATACTCTTTCCCTGGGTGCTGTTTATATCCCAGGATATCCAGATTTATCTGAAGAATACTTTAAACTTTTAGAAGAAGTTATAAATAAAGGGTTATTGGAAAATAAATTTAAAATAGAGCTTCCATTTTTTTATCTTTCTAAGGATGAAATATTAAAAAAATATTCCTCAGGAGCACCTATAGACCTGATATTTTCCTGTGCAAACCCTGTAAATGGTAAAATGTGTGGTGAATGTTATAAATGTGTATCCCTAAAAGAAGCAAAGAAAAAAGTTAATATATATGAAAAAAAATAG